A stretch of the Corylus avellana chromosome ca6, CavTom2PMs-1.0 genome encodes the following:
- the LOC132183699 gene encoding uncharacterized protein LOC132183699 isoform X2 yields MAFDQNAIPKDLRPLNVARTMAEEPRIAPAASTGRNLEGYFPNPAREAGTAGSPGSIPVYYPVAGTVSDAGFVGLGYGNVAPPGVAVWGSRVPVPVGHPGVSPAVGVGFGYNPNLGSRVGGNAAALASGAMATGTGYNVNFGNRVGGNGMDQAGSDMASGFVYSTNLGNRVSGNATDQTSSNSATGFGYSPNSGNQVAGSGADQASDEGGDDSASGKKVKFLCSFGGKILPRPSDGMLRYVGGQTRIISVRRDLSFNELVQKMVDSYGQPVVIKYQLPDEDLDALVSISCPDDLDNMMDEYEKLVERSSDGCAKLRLFLFSASELDPSGMLQFGDLHDSGQRYVDAVNGIMDGVSGGITRKGSMASASSTQNSDFSGTEAVDSLGPGQVDVSGPSSTSMLSPRGNSATSNDNAPRFRCVDPSPATYADASSTLGMQVVKSGALQTSSRPEVELERSMPVSVSQPQLGLQQPVTDIPMSSPYLQAYVDPRSEMMKHADYLQLPSQMGFPHPQLFGTAGSMFTQQQFHDNSAGSTPLQFIPAVHMTMPSASSHVRPNMVQPVMQPQHTRLDHYAEESKFGPRAFQLPVEQSYNSYQVQVPSSVVGGGYGWHQVTMPEHVILSDGLAPHQQVMFSEKIPRLDNCYMCQKALPHAHSDTLVQDQRSGGASSMSDSNSIYRSLRLEDNLRGQPMNRVMATGALGESIIEQKVGVQPRVLGQVDAHVGMPQSDTTGFSQSPETQHENERIVLQKADDLEKQQITAPMGVINRAGDVQSPYAAFMGTTPQSYQEDAVQQHSVPVQYQVKREALVNNSDVPPTGGAPIQISEHMVREPPKEYSTRLPGILPKEDTVDTFFSCEQLRPVDGRMDTLRISPTETYSNEHSKLPLDKIRKEDKFDNKPQQATGTEVLLDNAFGQPKVVFESNHNKPTECLPCPPTEIPYVHTSRPMEFYEVAQPPIWANPGSYPQSNIEIHNLDPEEIRYGNPVLSGVEAPHLTDRIPAPAEWKDDISRFQPKMVPCDVEAVPLNSNTHSSLSPSSGTGDVEDSSNSLFSNQDPWSLRHDNYFPPPRPNKVLPRKEALAARDPFGESHFGNSGEPNTDVRLEDGLHQPLGNPNKDFHLEHVRSAKGSAEEQIKQDLQAVAEGVAASVLHSATSSNPDIHDIYESAFEAIQDGDIQNSSVDMQHKAKVEDKNKLPDKANLGFPVSDNIGRLQIISNSDLEELRELGSGTFGTVYHGKWRGTDVAIKRINDRCFAGKASEQERMRDDFWNEAIKLADLHHPNVLAFYGVVLDGPGGSVATVTEYMVNGSLRNALQKNEKGLDKRKRLLIAMDVAFGMEYLHGKNIVHFDLKSDNLLVNLRDPHRPICKVGDLGLSKVKCQTLISGGVRGTLPWMAPELLNGSSSLVSDKVDVFSFGIVMWELLTGEEPYADLHYGAIIGGIVSNTLRPPIPESCDPDWKSLMGRCWSSEPSERPSFTVIANELRAMAAKVPPKGHNQSPPQVPSTQPPQVQK; encoded by the exons CTGATGCTGGGTTTGTTGGTTTAGGGTATGGAAATGTAGCGCCGCCAGGTGTGGCTGTGTGGGGCTCCCGTGTGCCTGTGCCTGTGGGGCATCCGGGTGTGAGCCCTGCTGTTGGTGTTGGGTTTGGTTATAATCCCAATTTGGGCAGTAGGGTTGGCGGCAATGCTGCTGCTCTTGCTAGTGGTGCTATGGCAACTGGGACTGGCTATAATGTGAATTTTGGCAATCGTGTTGGTGGAAATGGCATGGATCAGGCTGGCAGTGATATGGCATCTGGGTTTGTTTATAGTACCAATTTGGGGAATAGGGTTAGTGGCAATGCCACTGACCAGACAAGCAGTAATTCAGCTACTGGGTTTGGTTATAGTCCCAATTCCGGCAACCAGGTTGCTGGCAGTGGGGCTGATCAGGCAAGTGATGAGGGTGGGGATGATTCAGCGTCGGGGAAGAAGGTAAAGTTTTTGTGCAGTTTTGGGGGAAAGATTTTACCCAGGCCAAGCGATGGGATGTTGAGATATGTAGGGGGGCAGACAAGGATCATTAGTGTCAGGAGAGATTTGAGCTTTAATGAGCTGGTGCAAAAGATGGTGGATAGTTATGGGCAACCTGTGGTTATCAAATATCAGCTCCCCGATGAGGATCTTGATGCATTGGTGTCAATCTCGTGTCCCGATGATCTTGATAACATGATGGATGAGTATGAGAAATTGGTTGAGAGGTCTTCAGATGGGTGTGCTAAGTTaaggttgtttttgttttctgcttCAGAACTTGATCCTTCTGGTATGTTACAGTTTGGAGATTTGCATGATAGTGGACAGAGATATGTTGATGCAGTGAATGGGATAATGGATGGAGTTAGTGGTGGAATCACAAGGAAGGGAAGTATGGCGAGTGCTTCTTCAACCCAAAATTCTGATTTCAGTGGGACTGAGGCTGTTGATAGCTTGGGTCCTGGTCAAGTGGATGTTAGTGGTCCCTCATCAACCAGCATGCTATCACCTAGAGGAAATTCAGCTACTTCTAATGACAATGCTCCAAGATTCAGGTGTGTAGATCCCAGCCCTGCAACATATGCAGATGCTTCATCAACATTGGGTATGCAGGTAGTTAAGTCTGGTGCTCTCCAAACATCTTCACGGCCCGAGGTTGAGCTAGAAAGGTCTATGCCTGTTTCTGTATCGCAGCCACAATTGGGGTTGCAGCAACCTGTAACGGACATTCCAATGTCTTCACCTTATTTGCAGGCTTATGTTGATCCTCGCTCAGAAATGATGAAGCATGCAGATTATCTACAGCTTCCTTCTCAGATGGGGTTCCCACATCCTCAGTTATTTGGGACTGCTGGGTCTATGTTCACCCAACAGCAGTTTCATGATAATTCTGCTGGAAGTACTCCCCTTCAGTTTATTCCTGCTGTGCACATGACAATGCCTTCTGCATCTTCTCATGTCAGACCGAATATGGTACAGCCAGTGATGCAACCACAACATACTCGGTTGGATCATTATGCTGAGGAAAGCAAATTTGGACCGAGGGCTTTCCAACTTCCTGTTGAGCAGAGCTATAATTCATATCAAGTTCAGGTCCCCTCTTCAGTGGTAGGAGGTGGTTATGGCTGGCATCAGGTTACAATGCCTGAGCATGTAATTCTCTCTGATGGATTGGCACCTCATCAACAGGTAATGTTTTCTGAGAAAATACCGAGGTTGGATAACTGTTATATGTGTCAAAAAGCTTTGCCTCATGCACATTCGGATACTTTGGTACAGGATCAAAGAAGCGGTGGTGCAAGCTCTATGTCCGATTCAAACTCAATTTATCGTAGTCTCCGTCTGGAGGACAATTTGAGAGGTCAGCCAATGAACAGGGTTATGGCAACAGGAGCCTTGGGGGAAAGCATTATTGAACAGAAAGTTGGGGTTCAACCCAGGGTCCTTGGTCAGGTGGATGCTCATGTTGGGATGCCTCAATCAGACACAACTGGGTTTAGTCAGAGTCCAGAGACACAGCATGAAAATGAGCGAATTGTTCTCCAAAAAGCAGATGATCTTGAGAAACAGCAGATTACTGCTCCAATGGGTGTGATCAATAGGGCAGGTGATGTACAGTCGCCTTATGCTGCATTCATGGGCACTACACCTCAGTCTTACCAAGAGGATGCTGTACAGCAGCATTCAGTTCCAGTCCAATACCAGGTTAAAAGGGAGGCCTTAGTGAATAATAGTGATGTACCTCCTACTGGAGGTGCACCAATTCAAATTTCAGAACACATGGTTCGTGAGCCTCCAAAAGAATATTCTACCAGACTTCCTGGCATTCTTCCAAAAGAAGATACTGTAGACACGTTCTTTTCCTGCGAACAGCTGAGACCAGTTGATGGGAGGATGGATACCCTCAGGATATCCCCCACTGAAACTTATAGTAATGAGCATAGCAAGTTACCTCTCGATAAAATCAGAAAGGAAGACAAGTTTGATAACAAACCACAGCAAGCTACAGGGACGGAGGTGCTTCTAGATAATGCCTTTGGTCAACCCAAAGTTGTTTTTGAGTCAAACCACAATAAACCAACTGAATGTCTGCCTTGTCCCCCTACAGAAATTCCATATGTTCATACTTCTCGACCAATGGAGTTTTATGAAGTGGCACAGCCACCTATTTGGGCTAATCCTGGATCATATCCACAATCAAATATTGAAATCCATAACTTGGATCCTGAGGAAATTCGTTATGGCAACCCTGTATTATCTGGTGTTGAGGCTCCTCATCTAACTGATAGAATTCCAGCTCCTGCTGAGTGGAAGGATGACATATCACGGTTTCAGCCCAAGATGGTCCCATGTGATGTGGAAGCTGTCCCCTTGAATAGTAATACACACTCTTCTTTATCTCCATCTAGTGGAACTGGGGATGTTGAAGACTCCTCAAACTCACTTTTCAGCAATCAGGATCCATGGAGTTTGCGCCATGATAATTATTTTCCCCCTCCAAGACCTAACAAAGTTCTGCCCAGAAAAGAAGCTCTTGCTGCTAGGGATCCCTTTGGTGAGAGCCATTTTGGAAATAGTGGGGAACCAAATACAGACGTACGACTGGAGGATGGACTTCACCAGCCATTGGGCAATCCGAACAAGGATTTCCATTTGGAGCATGTTAGATCTGCTAAAG GCTCAGCAGAGGAGCAGATTAAGCAAGATCTTCAAGCTGTTGCTGAGGGTGTAGCTGCTTCTGTTCTTCATTCAGCTACGTCTTCAAATCCTGACATACATGATATATATGAGTCTGCTTTTGAAGCTATTCAAGATGGAGATATTCAGAATAGTAGTGTTGACATGCAGCATAAGGCTAAAGTTGAG GACAAGAACAAACTTCCAGATAAGGCAAACCTTGGTTTTCCAGTATCAGATAACATAGGCCGCTTGCAG ATTATATCAAACAGCGACCTTGAAGAGCTTAGAGAATTGGGTTCTGGAACCTTTGGCACTGTTTATCATGGAAAATGGAGGGGCACTGACGTCGCAATCAAACGGATTAATGATAGGTGTTTTGCTGGGAAGGCTTCAGAACAAGAGCGCATG AGAGATGATTTCTGGAATGAGGCAATCAAGCTTGCTGACTTGCACCATCCCAATGTATTAGCTTTCTATGGTGTTGTCCTTGATGGCCCTGGAGGTTCTGTGGCAACAGTAACAGAGTATATGGTTAATGGTTCTTTAAGAAATGCTTTGCAGAAAAATGAGAA GGGACTTGACAAGCGTAAGCGTCTCTTGATTGCAATGGATGTGGCCTTTGGAATGGAGTATTTGCATGGAAAAAATATAGtgcattttgatttgaaaagtgaCAATTTACTGGTTAATCTTCGAGATCCTCATCGCCCAATATGCAAG GTTGGTGACTTAGGTCTATCCAAGGTGAAATGTCAGACACTGATCTCAGGTGGTGTTCGGGGAACACTTCCTTGGATGGCACCAGAGCTTTTGAATGGTAGCAGTAGCCTTGTTTCTGATAAG GTTGATGTATTTTCATTTGGTATCGTGATGTGGGAGCTCCTCACTGGAGAAGAACCATATGCAGATTTGCACTATGGCGCTATCATAG GGGGTATTGTGAGTAACACGTTGCGGCCGCCAATACCAGAATCTTGTGACCCAGATTGGAAATCACTGATGGGGAGATGCTGGTCATCTGAACCATCTGAGAGACCAAGCTTCACTGTAATTGCAAACGAGTTACGCGCTATGGCAGCAAAGGTTCCTCCCAAAGGACACAACCAATCACCACCTCAAGTCCCCTCAACACAGCCCCCCCAAGTTCAGAAATGA
- the LOC132183699 gene encoding uncharacterized protein LOC132183699 isoform X4: protein MYIVDMAFDQNAIPKDLRPLNVARTMAEEPRIAPAASTGRNLEGYFPNPAREAGTAGSPGSIPVYYPVAGTVSDAGFVGLGYGNVAPPGVAVWGSRVPVPVGHPGVSPAVGVGFGYNPNLGSRVGGNAAALASGAMATGTGYNVNFGNRVGGNGMDQAGSDMASGFVYSTNLGNRVSGNATDQTSSNSATGFGYSPNSGNQVAGSGADQASDEGGDDSASGKKVKFLCSFGGKILPRPSDGMLRYVGGQTRIISVRRDLSFNELVQKMVDSYGQPVVIKYQLPDEDLDALVSISCPDDLDNMMDEYEKLVERSSDGCAKLRLFLFSASELDPSGMLQFGDLHDSGQRYVDAVNGIMDGVSGGITRKGSMASASSTQNSDFSGTEAVDSLGPGQVDVSGPSSTSMLSPRGNSATSNDNAPRFRCVDPSPATYADASSTLGMQVVKSGALQTSSRPEVELERSMPVSVSQPQLGLQQPVTDIPMSSPYLQAYVDPRSEMMKHADYLQLPSQMGFPHPQLFGTAGSMFTQQQFHDNSAGSTPLQFIPAVHMTMPSASSHVRPNMVQPVMQPQHTRLDHYAEESKFGPRAFQLPVEQSYNSYQVQVPSSVVGGGYGWHQVTMPEHVILSDGLAPHQQVMFSEKIPRLDNCYMCQKALPHAHSDTLVQDQRSGGASSMSDSNSIYRSLRLEDNLRGQPMNRVMATGALGESIIEQKVGVQPRVLGQVDAHVGMPQSDTTGFSQSPETQHENERIVLQKADDLEKQQITAPMGVINRAGDVQSPYAAFMGTTPQSYQEDAVQQHSVPVQYQVKREALVNNSDVPPTGGAPIQISEHMVREPPKEYSTRLPGILPKEDTVDTFFSCEQLRPVDGRMDTLRISPTETYSNEHSKLPLDKIRKEDKFDNKPQQATGTEVLLDNAFGQPKVVFESNHNKPTECLPCPPTEIPYVHTSRPMEFYEVAQPPIWANPGSYPQSNIEIHNLDPEEIRYGNPVLSGVEAPHLTDRIPAPAEWKDDISRFQPKMVPCDVEAVPLNSNTHSSLSPSSGTGDVEDSSNSLFSNQDPWSLRHDNYFPPPRPNKVLPRKEALAARDPFGESHFGNSGEPNTDVRLEDGLHQPLGNPNKDFHLEHVRSAKGSAEEQIKQDLQAVAEGVAASVLHSATSSNPDIHDIYESAFEAIQDGDIQNSSVDMQHKAKVEDKNKLPDKANLGFPVSDNIGRLQRP from the exons CTGATGCTGGGTTTGTTGGTTTAGGGTATGGAAATGTAGCGCCGCCAGGTGTGGCTGTGTGGGGCTCCCGTGTGCCTGTGCCTGTGGGGCATCCGGGTGTGAGCCCTGCTGTTGGTGTTGGGTTTGGTTATAATCCCAATTTGGGCAGTAGGGTTGGCGGCAATGCTGCTGCTCTTGCTAGTGGTGCTATGGCAACTGGGACTGGCTATAATGTGAATTTTGGCAATCGTGTTGGTGGAAATGGCATGGATCAGGCTGGCAGTGATATGGCATCTGGGTTTGTTTATAGTACCAATTTGGGGAATAGGGTTAGTGGCAATGCCACTGACCAGACAAGCAGTAATTCAGCTACTGGGTTTGGTTATAGTCCCAATTCCGGCAACCAGGTTGCTGGCAGTGGGGCTGATCAGGCAAGTGATGAGGGTGGGGATGATTCAGCGTCGGGGAAGAAGGTAAAGTTTTTGTGCAGTTTTGGGGGAAAGATTTTACCCAGGCCAAGCGATGGGATGTTGAGATATGTAGGGGGGCAGACAAGGATCATTAGTGTCAGGAGAGATTTGAGCTTTAATGAGCTGGTGCAAAAGATGGTGGATAGTTATGGGCAACCTGTGGTTATCAAATATCAGCTCCCCGATGAGGATCTTGATGCATTGGTGTCAATCTCGTGTCCCGATGATCTTGATAACATGATGGATGAGTATGAGAAATTGGTTGAGAGGTCTTCAGATGGGTGTGCTAAGTTaaggttgtttttgttttctgcttCAGAACTTGATCCTTCTGGTATGTTACAGTTTGGAGATTTGCATGATAGTGGACAGAGATATGTTGATGCAGTGAATGGGATAATGGATGGAGTTAGTGGTGGAATCACAAGGAAGGGAAGTATGGCGAGTGCTTCTTCAACCCAAAATTCTGATTTCAGTGGGACTGAGGCTGTTGATAGCTTGGGTCCTGGTCAAGTGGATGTTAGTGGTCCCTCATCAACCAGCATGCTATCACCTAGAGGAAATTCAGCTACTTCTAATGACAATGCTCCAAGATTCAGGTGTGTAGATCCCAGCCCTGCAACATATGCAGATGCTTCATCAACATTGGGTATGCAGGTAGTTAAGTCTGGTGCTCTCCAAACATCTTCACGGCCCGAGGTTGAGCTAGAAAGGTCTATGCCTGTTTCTGTATCGCAGCCACAATTGGGGTTGCAGCAACCTGTAACGGACATTCCAATGTCTTCACCTTATTTGCAGGCTTATGTTGATCCTCGCTCAGAAATGATGAAGCATGCAGATTATCTACAGCTTCCTTCTCAGATGGGGTTCCCACATCCTCAGTTATTTGGGACTGCTGGGTCTATGTTCACCCAACAGCAGTTTCATGATAATTCTGCTGGAAGTACTCCCCTTCAGTTTATTCCTGCTGTGCACATGACAATGCCTTCTGCATCTTCTCATGTCAGACCGAATATGGTACAGCCAGTGATGCAACCACAACATACTCGGTTGGATCATTATGCTGAGGAAAGCAAATTTGGACCGAGGGCTTTCCAACTTCCTGTTGAGCAGAGCTATAATTCATATCAAGTTCAGGTCCCCTCTTCAGTGGTAGGAGGTGGTTATGGCTGGCATCAGGTTACAATGCCTGAGCATGTAATTCTCTCTGATGGATTGGCACCTCATCAACAGGTAATGTTTTCTGAGAAAATACCGAGGTTGGATAACTGTTATATGTGTCAAAAAGCTTTGCCTCATGCACATTCGGATACTTTGGTACAGGATCAAAGAAGCGGTGGTGCAAGCTCTATGTCCGATTCAAACTCAATTTATCGTAGTCTCCGTCTGGAGGACAATTTGAGAGGTCAGCCAATGAACAGGGTTATGGCAACAGGAGCCTTGGGGGAAAGCATTATTGAACAGAAAGTTGGGGTTCAACCCAGGGTCCTTGGTCAGGTGGATGCTCATGTTGGGATGCCTCAATCAGACACAACTGGGTTTAGTCAGAGTCCAGAGACACAGCATGAAAATGAGCGAATTGTTCTCCAAAAAGCAGATGATCTTGAGAAACAGCAGATTACTGCTCCAATGGGTGTGATCAATAGGGCAGGTGATGTACAGTCGCCTTATGCTGCATTCATGGGCACTACACCTCAGTCTTACCAAGAGGATGCTGTACAGCAGCATTCAGTTCCAGTCCAATACCAGGTTAAAAGGGAGGCCTTAGTGAATAATAGTGATGTACCTCCTACTGGAGGTGCACCAATTCAAATTTCAGAACACATGGTTCGTGAGCCTCCAAAAGAATATTCTACCAGACTTCCTGGCATTCTTCCAAAAGAAGATACTGTAGACACGTTCTTTTCCTGCGAACAGCTGAGACCAGTTGATGGGAGGATGGATACCCTCAGGATATCCCCCACTGAAACTTATAGTAATGAGCATAGCAAGTTACCTCTCGATAAAATCAGAAAGGAAGACAAGTTTGATAACAAACCACAGCAAGCTACAGGGACGGAGGTGCTTCTAGATAATGCCTTTGGTCAACCCAAAGTTGTTTTTGAGTCAAACCACAATAAACCAACTGAATGTCTGCCTTGTCCCCCTACAGAAATTCCATATGTTCATACTTCTCGACCAATGGAGTTTTATGAAGTGGCACAGCCACCTATTTGGGCTAATCCTGGATCATATCCACAATCAAATATTGAAATCCATAACTTGGATCCTGAGGAAATTCGTTATGGCAACCCTGTATTATCTGGTGTTGAGGCTCCTCATCTAACTGATAGAATTCCAGCTCCTGCTGAGTGGAAGGATGACATATCACGGTTTCAGCCCAAGATGGTCCCATGTGATGTGGAAGCTGTCCCCTTGAATAGTAATACACACTCTTCTTTATCTCCATCTAGTGGAACTGGGGATGTTGAAGACTCCTCAAACTCACTTTTCAGCAATCAGGATCCATGGAGTTTGCGCCATGATAATTATTTTCCCCCTCCAAGACCTAACAAAGTTCTGCCCAGAAAAGAAGCTCTTGCTGCTAGGGATCCCTTTGGTGAGAGCCATTTTGGAAATAGTGGGGAACCAAATACAGACGTACGACTGGAGGATGGACTTCACCAGCCATTGGGCAATCCGAACAAGGATTTCCATTTGGAGCATGTTAGATCTGCTAAAG GCTCAGCAGAGGAGCAGATTAAGCAAGATCTTCAAGCTGTTGCTGAGGGTGTAGCTGCTTCTGTTCTTCATTCAGCTACGTCTTCAAATCCTGACATACATGATATATATGAGTCTGCTTTTGAAGCTATTCAAGATGGAGATATTCAGAATAGTAGTGTTGACATGCAGCATAAGGCTAAAGTTGAG GACAAGAACAAACTTCCAGATAAGGCAAACCTTGGTTTTCCAGTATCAGATAACATAGGCCGCTTGCAG CGACCTTGA